The Candidatus Binatota bacterium genome has a window encoding:
- a CDS encoding nuclear transport factor 2 family protein, with protein MPRFTREELEEALDIYRRARDQASKSGDWKPWSALFTEDALYIEHAYGEFNGRAAIEEWITGVMAPFPCMTFPQDWVAWDEENGAIVFECRNCLPEPFREDGRPFSFPNWTRLVYAGNGLFSSEEDVYNPARDAPATLSAWIKAGGSFESGEQVLMRHR; from the coding sequence ATGCCACGATTCACTCGCGAAGAACTCGAAGAAGCCCTTGATATTTACCGCCGGGCGCGCGACCAGGCCTCGAAAAGCGGCGATTGGAAGCCTTGGTCTGCGCTGTTTACCGAAGACGCGCTGTACATCGAGCACGCCTACGGGGAGTTCAACGGGCGGGCCGCCATAGAAGAATGGATCACGGGAGTGATGGCGCCTTTTCCCTGCATGACGTTTCCGCAGGACTGGGTGGCTTGGGATGAGGAGAACGGCGCGATAGTTTTCGAGTGTCGCAACTGCCTGCCCGAACCCTTCAGGGAAGACGGCAGGCCCTTCAGCTTCCCCAACTGGACGCGCCTGGTCTACGCGGGCAACGGGCTGTTCTCGTCAGAAGAGGACGTCTACAACCCGGCGCGCGACGCGCCCGCCACCCTGAGCGCGTGGATAAAGGCCGGCGGCAGCTTCGAAAGCGGCGAGCAAGTGCTCATGCGCCACCGCTGA